From the Acidicapsa ligni genome, one window contains:
- the glyA gene encoding serine hydroxymethyltransferase: MTDRAQLSLAQADPEVAAALDHETLRQHEGLEMIASENFVSEAVLEAAGSVFTNKYAEGYPGKRYYGGCEYSDVVENLARDRARQLFGAQYANVQPHSGSQANAAAYMSVLEAGDTILGLDLAHGGHLTHGHKLSFSGKLYKPTFYTVRKDTETIDYDELESIAVRERPKLIIGGASAYSRIWDFARMRQIADKVGAKLLIDMAHIAGLVAGGAHPSPVPHAQIVTSTTHKTLRGPRSGLILAEQELATGIDRSVFPGQQGGPLVHIVAAKAVAFKEALQPEFTGYAHQVVFNAKALANALQEAGYRIISGGTDNHMMLVDVFSKGMFGSEAELALGKAGITVNKNAIPYDVNPPLKPSGIRIGTPALTTRGMKEPEMRQIALWIAKALENRTDDSVLEKIRGEVAETANKFPLYAWKRQGVTVVA, translated from the coding sequence ATGACTGACCGCGCCCAACTCTCTCTAGCCCAGGCCGACCCCGAGGTCGCCGCCGCCCTTGATCACGAAACACTCCGCCAGCACGAGGGCCTGGAGATGATTGCCAGCGAAAACTTCGTCTCCGAGGCAGTGCTGGAGGCGGCCGGCAGCGTGTTTACCAATAAATACGCAGAAGGCTATCCGGGGAAGCGCTACTACGGTGGTTGCGAATACTCCGATGTGGTAGAAAATCTGGCGCGTGATCGGGCCAGGCAGCTTTTCGGCGCGCAATACGCCAACGTGCAGCCGCACTCCGGCTCGCAGGCCAATGCCGCAGCCTATATGAGTGTTCTGGAGGCGGGTGACACCATTCTCGGCCTAGATCTGGCGCATGGTGGTCATCTCACGCATGGGCACAAATTGAGCTTTAGCGGCAAGCTGTACAAGCCAACGTTCTATACCGTTCGCAAAGATACCGAAACGATCGACTACGACGAGCTGGAATCGATCGCCGTACGCGAGCGCCCCAAGTTGATCATCGGCGGAGCAAGCGCCTATTCGCGCATCTGGGATTTCGCCCGTATGCGGCAGATTGCGGACAAAGTCGGCGCAAAGTTGTTGATCGATATGGCGCATATCGCCGGCCTGGTCGCGGGCGGCGCACATCCTTCTCCAGTCCCGCACGCGCAGATTGTGACGTCAACGACCCACAAAACTCTGCGTGGACCACGCTCCGGGCTCATTCTCGCCGAGCAGGAGCTAGCCACGGGAATCGACCGCTCAGTCTTCCCCGGTCAACAGGGTGGCCCCCTGGTGCACATCGTTGCGGCCAAGGCAGTCGCATTCAAAGAGGCTTTACAGCCCGAGTTCACCGGCTACGCTCATCAAGTCGTGTTCAACGCCAAGGCTCTGGCGAATGCGCTGCAGGAGGCCGGTTACCGCATCATCTCCGGCGGCACAGACAACCACATGATGCTGGTGGATGTTTTCAGCAAGGGCATGTTCGGTTCAGAAGCAGAACTGGCGCTGGGCAAGGCTGGAATCACGGTGAATAAGAACGCGATTCCATACGACGTCAATCCGCCACTCAAGCCTTCCGGTATTCGCATTGGCACCCCGGCCTTGACCACGCGAGGCATGAAAGAGCCAGAGATGCGCCAGATTGCCCTGTGGATTGCCAAGGCGCTTGAGAACCGCACAGACGACAGTGTTCTTGAAAAAATCCGAGGCGAAGTAGCAGAGACGGCGAACAAGTTCCCGCTCTATGCATGGAAGCGGCAAGGCGTAACCGTCGTAGCTTAG
- a CDS encoding DUF1223 domain-containing protein yields the protein MKHRLLNPVTLAAVIAICILLGTGAFTRVWTPVHAAILTPVVHASVDGRSQPVLVELFTSEGCSSCPPADALLGQLDTEQFAAGAQAIVLSEHVSYWNDLGWHDPFSSQAFTDRQNEYGSRFSLSGVYTPQAVVDGEYEVVGSDRAKLVHAVESAATKPKVLISLEDVRWSDNAVTAQVQTGAFPKAILMAALADDSDRSSVLRGENQGRDLRHVAVVRTLIEIRKTAGPLDKLPIRISLPAGAHPQSKMRLVVFLTDGHTGHVLGVAMQAIPIG from the coding sequence GTGAAGCATCGCCTGTTGAATCCCGTGACTTTAGCAGCCGTTATAGCTATCTGCATCCTGCTGGGCACGGGTGCATTCACACGTGTATGGACTCCGGTTCATGCGGCCATTCTTACACCCGTCGTTCATGCTAGTGTCGATGGGCGATCTCAGCCGGTTCTCGTCGAGTTATTTACCTCTGAGGGTTGCTCAAGCTGTCCGCCAGCCGACGCGCTACTGGGCCAGCTCGATACGGAGCAGTTCGCTGCTGGCGCACAAGCGATCGTACTCAGCGAACATGTCAGTTACTGGAATGATCTTGGCTGGCATGATCCGTTTTCGTCACAGGCTTTTACTGACCGCCAGAATGAATACGGCTCTCGTTTTAGTTTGTCGGGCGTGTACACGCCGCAGGCGGTGGTCGACGGGGAATACGAAGTGGTCGGCAGCGATCGAGCAAAGCTCGTACATGCGGTTGAGTCAGCCGCGACGAAGCCAAAAGTCCTGATCTCGCTTGAGGATGTGCGGTGGTCAGACAATGCTGTGACGGCACAAGTGCAAACAGGCGCGTTTCCAAAGGCGATTCTCATGGCTGCGCTGGCGGATGATTCCGACCGATCCTCTGTGCTGAGAGGTGAGAATCAGGGACGCGATCTGCGTCATGTCGCGGTGGTCCGTACTCTTATCGAAATACGCAAAACGGCTGGCCCGCTGGATAAACTTCCGATTCGAATCAGCTTACCAGCAGGGGCTCATCCTCAAAGCAAGATGCGTCTTGTTGTATTCCTGACAGATGGTCATACGGGCCATGTTCTTGGCGTTGCGATGCAGGCGATTCCGATAGGTTAG
- a CDS encoding M23 family metallopeptidase, translating into MAFRFRLAAAVAILLTTFSPYVIGQPAGRMKTAAQPRTPSGPASGPVTLTPAVVEAGSPELIRVDAPTATSVEGEWFGHKLQFFRAHNSRAWYALAGVDVEAAAVPTTLRITAHLREDRARDLSTQVAIHAAHYRTGSLSVAPRFVEPGPEEMKQIDLASKAKEKVFATTADRPLWSGSFVAPVRAAPTDSFGTRRMFNGKLASIHKGMDFRAAFGTPIMAGNSGVVVLAQPLYYEGNCVMIDHGLGLMSISMHLSRIDVRPGEHVSQGQRLGLSGATGRVTGPHLHWAIRWQGAMLDPAKLLRLDLDKLP; encoded by the coding sequence ATGGCTTTTCGTTTTCGCCTCGCTGCTGCGGTAGCAATTCTGCTCACGACCTTTTCGCCTTATGTTATCGGTCAGCCTGCAGGCCGCATGAAGACTGCTGCGCAGCCCCGCACTCCGTCCGGTCCGGCTTCCGGTCCGGTTACTTTGACACCAGCGGTCGTCGAGGCCGGTTCGCCTGAGCTGATCCGCGTAGACGCACCGACTGCTACGAGCGTTGAGGGTGAGTGGTTTGGGCATAAGTTACAGTTCTTTCGAGCACACAATAGCCGCGCCTGGTACGCGCTTGCCGGGGTCGATGTGGAGGCAGCAGCCGTACCCACGACTCTGCGCATCACAGCTCATCTCAGGGAAGACAGGGCGCGGGATCTGTCCACACAGGTAGCCATCCATGCGGCACATTATCGGACTGGATCACTCTCCGTCGCGCCAAGGTTTGTCGAGCCTGGGCCTGAAGAGATGAAGCAGATCGATTTGGCATCCAAGGCCAAGGAAAAAGTGTTTGCGACAACAGCAGATAGACCGCTCTGGTCGGGTAGCTTTGTCGCTCCGGTGAGAGCTGCGCCGACGGATAGCTTTGGCACACGACGCATGTTCAACGGGAAGCTGGCGAGCATTCACAAAGGCATGGATTTTCGCGCTGCATTCGGTACGCCGATCATGGCGGGAAACTCCGGTGTGGTTGTACTCGCGCAGCCGCTCTACTACGAAGGCAACTGCGTCATGATTGATCATGGCCTGGGGCTGATGAGTATTTCCATGCATCTCTCGCGGATCGACGTAAGACCGGGCGAGCATGTCTCCCAGGGGCAGCGTCTTGGTCTTAGCGGAGCGACTGGTCGCGTCACTGGTCCGCATCTGCACTGGGCTATTCGCTGGCAGGGGGCGATGCTTGACCCCGCGAAATTACTGCGCCTCGATCTCGACAAACTGCCGTAA
- a CDS encoding Dyp-type peroxidase, whose translation MSKLNATDIQGFVLRGYNMPYARYGFLHFENSARARDLIRRLLGIVTTGRSWDQGKPQSTVNVAFTYRGLVKLELPIATLISFPVEFQQGMKARGGILGDTGLNSHEHWDELWRNETQVHAWLAINALTTDALEARTGQLQELMQETGGARVLSYQDAAAIVEDGKVTLKEHFGFTDGFGNPDYLGVCRSTQPGQGKLMPDGSWAPLATGELLLGYADEAGELPVAPVPHILASNGTFMVYRKLHQNVGTFRRFLDTWAARYGAGDNFAREKLASKFIGRWRDGTPVESSPDKPDPAIAQDPNLSTNFTYGEDTAGTRCPIGAHIRRVHPRDAFGFKGRLINRRRITRRGLPYGPFASESDASPDLDTVERGVIFMALNASISRQFEFVQQQWVNYGNDAHLGNEKDLLMGNHAAGEKYVIQGDTNPANPPFVCAHLPNFVELRGGEYFFLPSITALGMMAMNLVDPR comes from the coding sequence ATGAGTAAGCTCAACGCAACGGATATTCAGGGCTTCGTTCTGCGCGGCTATAACATGCCCTATGCCCGTTACGGTTTTCTTCACTTTGAAAACTCAGCTCGTGCTCGTGATCTGATTCGCAGGCTTCTCGGCATCGTCACCACGGGGCGGTCGTGGGATCAGGGCAAGCCTCAAAGCACCGTTAACGTTGCCTTTACTTATCGAGGTCTCGTCAAGCTGGAGTTGCCAATTGCCACGCTCATCAGCTTTCCTGTTGAGTTCCAACAGGGCATGAAGGCTCGGGGAGGCATTCTCGGCGATACCGGGCTGAATAGTCATGAGCACTGGGACGAACTCTGGCGTAACGAGACACAGGTTCATGCATGGCTGGCTATCAACGCTCTTACTACCGACGCACTCGAAGCCCGCACGGGCCAGTTGCAGGAGCTGATGCAGGAGACCGGCGGGGCGCGCGTTCTGAGCTATCAGGATGCCGCGGCAATCGTCGAAGACGGCAAGGTCACACTCAAGGAGCACTTTGGATTTACGGATGGGTTTGGCAATCCAGACTATCTCGGCGTCTGTCGCAGCACCCAGCCAGGCCAGGGCAAGCTCATGCCCGATGGAAGCTGGGCACCGCTGGCTACTGGCGAGTTGTTGCTCGGCTACGCCGATGAGGCAGGTGAGTTGCCTGTTGCGCCGGTGCCGCACATCCTGGCCAGCAACGGCACGTTCATGGTCTATCGCAAGCTGCATCAGAACGTAGGTACATTTCGCCGCTTCCTCGATACGTGGGCAGCTCGTTATGGGGCGGGCGATAACTTCGCCAGGGAGAAGCTTGCGTCCAAGTTCATCGGCAGATGGCGCGACGGTACGCCCGTGGAGAGCTCGCCGGATAAGCCTGATCCTGCTATCGCACAAGACCCAAACCTGAGCACAAATTTTACTTACGGCGAGGATACTGCCGGTACGCGGTGTCCCATTGGAGCGCACATTCGCCGTGTGCATCCGCGCGATGCGTTCGGCTTTAAAGGCCGCCTGATCAATCGCAGACGCATCACCCGGCGCGGCCTGCCTTACGGCCCCTTTGCGTCGGAGAGTGACGCATCTCCTGATCTCGACACAGTAGAACGCGGCGTCATCTTCATGGCGCTGAATGCGAGCATTTCACGGCAGTTTGAATTTGTGCAGCAGCAGTGGGTCAATTATGGCAACGACGCCCATCTCGGAAACGAGAAAGATCTGCTGATGGGAAATCACGCTGCTGGAGAAAAGTACGTTATCCAGGGCGATACGAACCCGGCTAATCCGCCCTTTGTCTGCGCCCATCTACCCAACTTTGTCGAGCTGCGGGGCGGCGAATATTTCTTTCTTCCCAGCATTACGGCGCTGGGCATGATGGCGATGAATCTGGTCGATCCGCGCTGA
- a CDS encoding alpha/beta hydrolase family protein, which translates to MFKDLYARWMYSWETRLTTRDENRIVRPLEWGFDWLQPFLREVGLTGRAERLSADLSLDSHSGMDLMLEINQAILADSDRFFRYDSPTDFRLEERHPHLFPTNVRPETLERDSRIKQMAAEGKIPRAQFLRFTSPERTPYPENDLVNARWYPADPAKQAGKPKQAIVVMPQWNADAFSHNALCSLFNRFGISALRLSKPYHDIRRPSELERSDYAVSANIGRTLSATRQAVVDIRCCVDWLEAQGYEQFGVLGTSLGSCYTFLASAHDKRIQVNAFNHASAAFGDVVWAGQSTRHIRQALEQAGLTQGQLRELWGGVSPFHYYEKFTAQQSTEFAKKVLLIYANYDLTFPLEYSLEVVKSFREHGLDFERRVLPCGHYTTGETPFQYIDGWYLGSFVYRAFRDLAKEKIWPKPTAVLPDHELIAQ; encoded by the coding sequence ATGTTTAAAGACCTCTACGCGCGCTGGATGTACAGTTGGGAAACGCGCCTCACAACCCGCGACGAAAACCGTATCGTTCGTCCGCTGGAGTGGGGCTTCGACTGGCTGCAGCCATTTCTGCGCGAGGTCGGTCTGACTGGCCGGGCCGAGCGTCTATCTGCCGATTTGAGCCTGGATTCCCACTCAGGAATGGACCTGATGCTGGAAATCAATCAGGCAATTCTCGCCGATAGCGATCGATTTTTTCGCTATGACAGCCCTACGGATTTCCGGTTAGAGGAGCGCCATCCGCATCTCTTCCCCACCAATGTGCGGCCCGAGACGCTGGAAAGAGACTCCCGAATCAAGCAGATGGCCGCCGAAGGCAAGATCCCGCGAGCGCAGTTTTTGCGATTCACTTCGCCGGAGCGGACACCGTATCCCGAAAACGACCTGGTGAACGCCCGCTGGTATCCGGCAGATCCTGCGAAGCAGGCAGGCAAGCCAAAACAGGCCATCGTCGTCATGCCGCAGTGGAACGCGGACGCCTTCAGCCACAACGCCCTGTGCTCGCTTTTCAACCGCTTTGGTATTTCTGCACTGCGGCTCTCAAAGCCCTACCATGACATCCGCCGCCCCTCTGAACTGGAGCGCTCGGACTACGCAGTGAGCGCAAATATCGGGCGGACGCTCTCGGCAACGCGGCAGGCAGTTGTCGATATCCGCTGTTGCGTGGATTGGCTGGAGGCGCAGGGATACGAGCAGTTTGGCGTCCTTGGCACCAGCCTCGGCAGTTGCTATACCTTCCTGGCAAGCGCCCACGATAAACGCATTCAAGTGAACGCTTTCAACCACGCTTCGGCAGCTTTTGGAGATGTGGTCTGGGCAGGTCAGAGCACGCGGCATATTCGCCAGGCGCTGGAGCAGGCAGGGCTGACGCAGGGCCAACTGCGAGAGCTATGGGGCGGCGTCAGTCCGTTTCATTACTACGAAAAATTCACCGCCCAGCAGTCGACCGAGTTCGCTAAAAAAGTGCTCTTAATCTACGCGAACTACGACTTGACCTTCCCACTGGAGTACTCGCTTGAGGTGGTGAAATCATTCCGCGAGCACGGGCTTGATTTTGAGCGTCGCGTACTGCCGTGTGGCCATTACACCACTGGCGAAACACCTTTCCAGTACATCGACGGATGGTATCTCGGCTCCTTTGTCTATCGTGCCTTCAGGGATCTGGCCAAAGAAAAAATCTGGCCAAAACCAACCGCCGTTTTACCGGATCACGAACTTATCGCGCAATAA
- a CDS encoding class I SAM-dependent methyltransferase encodes MTQDPKFPTANFNRLAHVYRWMEYLSFGPFLSRCRFRLLPQLNNCRKALVLGDGDGRFTARLLDRHRNIRVHALDASDAMLASLRKAAAQDRDRLDTDCVDVRTWQPLTGQPPAGRNYDLIVTHFFLDCLATEEIADLASRLDPVTSPGTLWVVSEFSIPKGWFGKLVAMPLVAILYRSFHWLTGLAQQTLPDYRSALARAGWKLEGEQTYLGGLLVSQLWRRN; translated from the coding sequence ATGACGCAGGATCCGAAATTTCCTACAGCGAACTTCAACCGCCTCGCCCACGTTTATCGCTGGATGGAGTACCTGAGCTTTGGCCCCTTCCTGTCGCGATGCCGGTTTCGCCTTCTGCCGCAGCTCAATAATTGCCGCAAAGCTTTAGTGCTGGGCGATGGAGATGGCCGCTTTACCGCGCGGCTTCTCGATCGTCATCGCAACATCCGTGTCCACGCGCTGGATGCCAGCGACGCCATGCTTGCCTCTCTCAGGAAGGCTGCGGCGCAGGATAGAGACCGGTTGGATACCGACTGCGTTGACGTGCGCACCTGGCAACCGCTTACTGGGCAACCGCCTGCGGGGAGAAATTACGACTTGATCGTCACCCACTTTTTCCTCGATTGTCTTGCGACCGAGGAAATCGCCGATCTTGCCTCGCGTCTCGATCCTGTTACCTCGCCGGGTACACTCTGGGTGGTATCGGAGTTTTCTATTCCCAAAGGCTGGTTTGGGAAATTGGTCGCGATGCCGCTGGTTGCGATTCTTTATCGCAGTTTCCATTGGCTGACGGGTCTCGCGCAACAGACTTTGCCGGACTATCGCTCCGCCCTGGCGCGGGCTGGGTGGAAGCTGGAGGGTGAGCAGACATACCTTGGCGGTCTGCTCGTCAGCCAGTTATGGCGGCGAAATTAA
- a CDS encoding inositol oxygenase, whose protein sequence is MHAIVAPDVIADAAQVEEQWDEFVTGRYREGKSEAEFRVYDATANPTVAEFYRLNHQFQTYDFVLAKEAEYLPLQKAEMSIWEAAEFLNTLVDDSDPDTDLTQIEHLLQTSEAIRADGHPRWMVAAGFVHDLAKVLCLWGEPQWAVVGDTFPVGCAYSEHIVFPEYFAANPDRTNAIFQTKYGVYEPNCGLSNVHMSWGHDAYGAKVMEPYLPEEAIYMLRYHSFYAAHKHGAYDYLMSAHDRTMFEWVNKFNQYDLYSKGRPKPNLAEVKPYYDALFQEFFPARIAW, encoded by the coding sequence ATGCACGCAATCGTTGCTCCAGATGTTATCGCCGATGCCGCCCAAGTGGAAGAGCAATGGGATGAGTTCGTTACCGGCCGCTACCGTGAGGGTAAATCGGAAGCCGAGTTTCGAGTTTACGACGCCACTGCAAATCCCACAGTAGCCGAATTTTATCGTCTCAACCACCAGTTCCAGACCTATGATTTTGTCCTGGCCAAAGAGGCGGAGTATTTGCCGCTGCAAAAGGCAGAGATGAGCATCTGGGAGGCGGCCGAGTTTCTGAATACGCTCGTTGACGACAGCGACCCCGACACCGACCTCACCCAGATTGAGCATCTGTTGCAGACCTCAGAAGCGATCCGCGCCGATGGCCATCCACGCTGGATGGTTGCTGCCGGGTTCGTCCATGATCTGGCAAAGGTTCTTTGCCTGTGGGGCGAGCCGCAGTGGGCGGTCGTTGGAGATACGTTCCCGGTGGGATGCGCCTATTCTGAGCACATTGTTTTTCCGGAGTATTTCGCCGCGAATCCGGATCGGACTAACGCCATCTTCCAGACAAAATATGGCGTCTATGAGCCGAATTGTGGATTAAGCAACGTCCACATGTCCTGGGGACACGATGCTTACGGAGCCAAGGTCATGGAGCCGTATCTTCCGGAAGAAGCCATCTACATGCTTCGCTATCACTCGTTCTACGCGGCGCACAAGCATGGAGCGTATGACTACCTGATGTCCGCGCATGACCGTACCATGTTCGAGTGGGTCAACAAGTTCAACCAGTATGACCTGTACTCCAAGGGCAGACCGAAGCCGAATCTTGCAGAAGTCAAGCCTTACTATGACGCTCTTTTCCAGGAATTCTTCCCGGCGCGCATAGCCTGGTAA
- a CDS encoding GRP family sugar transporter, with protein sequence MARDQVRSGATKLHLLGVICGIAAGAWLGGAEAPTKLVLAGLSPFTVSLCMVAGVFVARWTFPTLLRGTSYVFTDLRSKPHLIVWAILAGALWAVGNTLTVFAIRNVGLAVAFPLWNTNCLIGILWGCLLFRELRGASATNWLKVIGGAVAIVAAAIMLGFSLLHGASGADGKQSTHAVAGLLAALGASFMWGTMYVPYKKAYLSGMNPLSFVTVFTIGELITMFTLAITLGGGVTHIRQELINAKGVLFWLFLGGFCWVVGDLFQQYATKYIGIGRGIPLSNTNQLWGLAWGALVFGELANADRTHVLLVVGGSIIMILGALAISTAAASSEEHHSTDMALNRECQHYGLNYEQTRLSLVGLGESSTTGARRWWDYLIVAVAVCIFVALGRWAQIPAITMNMRWVIGLSAVSLVFLAGAGWRLWRDTGFF encoded by the coding sequence GTGGCGAGAGACCAGGTTCGTTCAGGGGCAACTAAGCTTCATTTGCTGGGAGTAATCTGTGGAATTGCCGCTGGAGCATGGCTCGGCGGAGCTGAGGCGCCTACAAAGCTGGTTCTCGCCGGCCTATCGCCATTCACCGTCTCACTGTGTATGGTGGCCGGTGTGTTCGTTGCTCGCTGGACTTTCCCCACGCTCTTGCGCGGCACTTCCTACGTCTTCACCGATCTGCGAAGCAAGCCGCACCTGATCGTCTGGGCGATACTGGCGGGAGCGCTTTGGGCTGTGGGCAATACGCTGACCGTCTTTGCGATTCGCAATGTCGGCCTTGCCGTGGCGTTCCCGTTGTGGAATACCAATTGCCTCATCGGAATCCTCTGGGGATGCCTGCTGTTTCGCGAACTTCGCGGTGCCTCGGCCACGAACTGGCTCAAGGTAATCGGCGGCGCGGTGGCTATTGTGGCGGCAGCGATTATGCTGGGTTTCAGTTTGCTGCACGGTGCAAGCGGAGCCGACGGCAAGCAGTCGACGCACGCGGTAGCGGGCCTGCTGGCGGCGCTCGGAGCCAGCTTCATGTGGGGAACGATGTATGTTCCATACAAAAAGGCTTACCTGAGCGGCATGAATCCGCTTTCGTTTGTGACCGTTTTCACCATCGGCGAGTTGATCACGATGTTTACACTCGCGATCACGCTGGGCGGGGGAGTGACCCACATCCGTCAGGAGCTGATCAACGCCAAGGGTGTTCTCTTCTGGCTTTTTCTGGGTGGGTTCTGCTGGGTCGTCGGCGACCTTTTTCAGCAATACGCAACGAAATATATCGGGATCGGCCGAGGCATTCCGCTGTCGAATACCAATCAGCTATGGGGTCTGGCATGGGGAGCGCTTGTCTTCGGCGAACTGGCTAATGCGGATAGAACGCATGTTCTGCTAGTCGTAGGCGGATCGATCATCATGATCCTTGGCGCCCTGGCGATCAGTACCGCTGCCGCATCCAGCGAGGAGCATCACTCGACCGATATGGCCCTCAACCGCGAGTGCCAGCACTATGGATTGAACTATGAGCAGACCCGGTTGTCTCTGGTGGGATTGGGCGAGTCATCCACTACCGGCGCGCGCCGCTGGTGGGATTATCTGATCGTTGCAGTTGCCGTGTGTATCTTTGTCGCGCTTGGCCGCTGGGCGCAAATACCCGCAATCACCATGAACATGCGCTGGGTAATAGGGCTCTCTGCCGTGAGCCTTGTATTCCTGGCAGGAGCAGGCTGGAGACTCTGGCGGGATACCGGCTTCTTCTAG
- a CDS encoding tetratricopeptide repeat protein — MQRKLDVLRLTGLLAITGVCLSGACFCGSHSARAETPLMQDQTQSDATQQAAALQGADAAFHAGYAAMQAGDMEAARSNFVEAVHLAPRLPEAHLALGAILVQLARPAEAIPELQIALQLKPGDAMTYANLSLAQEALAQSYVSAGKLPEAELQFRAALTATGAAPQPDLERQAEILDKLGSLLAQESRWHEAEAAFRDSLQYSPSGPVSIAAHMHLGVTLGEEKQYGPALAELDKAVELAPTNAMTQFELGRVLAASGQDTEAVPHLEEALKLSPDLRGAALALAMAHQRLGKQEESIPLFRKAVEQEPKNATAFTNLALALTETGKARESIPFYEQALAITPNDPVVHEDLGVAYLQQSDFDNAIAQFEKARTLDSANPQLHYDLGLAYKLKDRVNDAIVELSRAASLDPTLSDPPYTLGILYMQVGRLEEAATQLHVALGLRPENGDCWAILGSVLKQLNRPDDAVAALRKAVELLPNQPGPHITLAGVLSEQGKHDEATAERKIAAQLSRSAVNHQRAMLNTNAGNQLLLRGQVADAVERYMEAIAADPGYTEAHQQLAVAYTRQGRMAEAEAERVKAETKEK; from the coding sequence ATGCAGAGAAAGCTCGATGTTCTACGACTTACAGGGCTCCTGGCGATCACCGGCGTGTGTCTTTCAGGCGCGTGTTTTTGCGGAAGCCATTCCGCGCGAGCCGAGACACCGCTGATGCAAGATCAAACCCAGTCTGATGCGACCCAGCAGGCGGCTGCCTTGCAGGGTGCGGATGCAGCGTTTCATGCCGGTTATGCCGCTATGCAGGCGGGCGACATGGAAGCGGCACGGAGCAATTTCGTAGAAGCGGTACATCTTGCACCACGGTTGCCGGAGGCGCATCTCGCACTGGGTGCGATTCTGGTGCAATTGGCGCGGCCGGCAGAAGCGATTCCGGAGTTGCAAATAGCCTTGCAATTGAAGCCCGGCGACGCGATGACATACGCGAATCTTTCGTTGGCGCAGGAAGCGTTGGCGCAAAGTTATGTGTCGGCAGGAAAGCTGCCGGAGGCTGAGTTACAGTTCCGCGCAGCACTGACGGCAACGGGAGCTGCTCCTCAGCCGGATTTGGAACGGCAGGCCGAAATTCTGGATAAGCTCGGCTCATTGCTGGCCCAGGAGAGTCGCTGGCATGAAGCAGAGGCAGCTTTCCGCGATTCTTTGCAGTACAGCCCCTCGGGGCCAGTTTCCATCGCGGCCCACATGCATCTCGGCGTCACGCTCGGAGAGGAAAAGCAATACGGGCCTGCCCTGGCAGAGCTAGACAAAGCCGTCGAACTGGCTCCGACAAATGCGATGACCCAATTTGAGCTGGGCCGAGTGCTGGCAGCTTCGGGGCAGGATACTGAAGCCGTGCCGCATCTTGAAGAGGCATTGAAACTAAGTCCAGACCTGCGCGGCGCAGCATTGGCACTGGCAATGGCCCATCAGCGCCTCGGTAAACAGGAGGAGTCCATCCCGCTGTTTCGCAAGGCAGTGGAGCAGGAGCCGAAGAATGCTACGGCATTCACAAATCTCGCGCTGGCGCTAACCGAGACAGGCAAAGCGCGCGAATCGATTCCGTTTTACGAGCAGGCGCTGGCAATCACGCCAAACGATCCGGTCGTGCATGAGGATCTGGGAGTGGCTTATCTTCAGCAGTCGGATTTCGACAACGCCATTGCGCAGTTTGAAAAGGCACGGACACTGGACTCGGCCAATCCGCAACTGCATTACGACCTGGGGCTGGCTTACAAACTCAAAGATCGTGTCAATGACGCCATTGTCGAACTGAGCAGGGCAGCTAGCCTCGATCCCACTCTGTCCGACCCACCGTATACGCTTGGAATCCTGTATATGCAGGTGGGTCGTCTGGAGGAAGCGGCGACCCAGTTACATGTAGCGCTTGGGCTTCGTCCAGAAAACGGAGACTGCTGGGCGATTCTGGGCAGCGTACTCAAGCAGCTTAATCGGCCTGACGATGCAGTAGCGGCGCTGCGAAAGGCCGTGGAGCTACTGCCGAATCAGCCCGGTCCGCACATCACGCTTGCCGGGGTGCTGTCCGAGCAGGGCAAGCATGATGAGGCTACGGCCGAACGCAAAATCGCGGCGCAGTTGAGCCGGTCGGCAGTGAATCACCAGCGAGCCATGTTGAACACCAACGCGGGTAATCAATTGCTCCTGCGCGGACAGGTCGCCGATGCGGTAGAACGATATATGGAAGCAATTGCCGCCGACCCAGGATACACAGAAGCGCATCAACAGCTGGCAGTCGCTTATACTCGTCAGGGTCGCATGGCTGAAGCCGAAGCAGAGAGAGTCAAGGCCGAGACTAAGGAGAAGTAG